From Streptomyces fungicidicus, one genomic window encodes:
- a CDS encoding ATP-binding protein, with protein MKTQISPLRFSQLFSPTPRGARLARLLTVQQLDAWGWPPACAVSESAALVVAELSANAVTHGRAQGRGFRLTLTVETPDADTLRVEVTDARGDRAPRPRTTAADPAAESGRGLLLVKALTTRWGCDPYPPSGKTVWACLPLS; from the coding sequence GTGAAGACGCAGATCTCCCCCCTTCGATTCAGCCAGCTCTTCAGCCCCACTCCGCGTGGCGCCCGCCTGGCCCGTTTGCTGACCGTGCAGCAGCTCGACGCGTGGGGCTGGCCGCCGGCCTGCGCGGTGAGCGAGTCGGCCGCACTCGTCGTCGCCGAGCTGAGCGCCAACGCGGTGACCCACGGGCGCGCGCAGGGCCGTGGGTTCCGGCTCACGCTCACCGTCGAGACACCCGACGCCGACACACTCCGTGTCGAGGTGACCGACGCCCGGGGCGACCGCGCGCCCCGGCCCCGTACGACCGCCGCCGACCCCGCCGCCGAATCCGGCCGCGGCCTGCTCCTCGTCAAAGCCCTGACCACCCGCTGGGGATGCGATCCCTACCCGCCCTCCGGGAAGACCGTGTGGGCATGTCTCCCGCTCTCCTGA
- a CDS encoding helicase-related protein, whose product MTPPTTAAPARDGSREFAVGSLVHARGREWVVLPDSTPELLVLRPLGGTDDDIAGVLPALETVEHARFAPPSPSDLGDQAAAGLLRSALRIGFRSSAGPFRSLAGISVEPRPYQLVPLLMALRQETVRLLIADDVGIGKTVESGLIAAELLAQGDARGLVVLCSPALAEQWRAELRGKFGIDAELVLASTIGRLERGRLYGQSVFRPDRNYVVSTDFIKSPRHRDDFIKNCPDLVIVDEAHTCVADTGQGGARQQRQQRYTLLRALADDPNRHLLLVTATPHSGKEEPFRNLLGLLDERLETVSLDRQAGRDLLAQHFVQRRRADIRDDFREDANFPSDRKSREDDYTLHPDYRRLLEEVLSYARETVRSADGALQQRIRWWSALALLRALGSSPAAVRKTLHTRAGVQDADSVTEADAIGSRTVTDPADDEAAESADAVPGALLAPGAAVPDAAALDEEDRARLLAMADAAEALKGPAKDRKLKQLIDTVRELLDEGYNPIVFCRFISTAEYVKEHLDAALNKGGKGKKGTPGKKTYAVEAVTGELSPDQRVARIAALTEEDEDGEAPPERRVLVATDCLSEGVNLQESFDAVVHYDLAWNPTRHEQREGRVDRFGQRRDVVKAVTLYGSDNAIDGIVLDVLLRKHARIRKATGISVPVPDSSENVMQAVLEGLILRGERPQYEQEGLFAVESPAGRQTAELHQAWQSAAEREKASRSRYAQNAIKRDEVAQEVAEVRASLGTGEEVRRFTRHALTALRGVPGTLPGEPDGFTMNSEALPAPLRDAFATLLGPRHPRPVAFHDAPTAPRGEVALTRTDPVVASVARFVLDAALDDQMDQWQRPARRCGVVRTTAVAKRTTLLLVRYRFQLSLPGRDGVLRQQLAEDARLLAFRGAAANPDWLPEDEAVALLEARASQNTDRALAQERIKDILGSLESLMPTLEERGEQLATRLLDSHRRVRGAFRDVRGATGPARRGLRVDVQGRPDVLGVYHYLPVPVLDGTTTNGEAR is encoded by the coding sequence ATGACGCCGCCCACCACCGCCGCTCCCGCCCGGGACGGCAGCCGGGAGTTCGCGGTCGGTTCGCTCGTGCACGCGCGCGGCCGCGAGTGGGTCGTCCTGCCCGACTCCACCCCCGAGCTGCTCGTCCTGCGCCCGCTGGGCGGCACGGACGACGACATCGCCGGGGTGCTGCCCGCACTGGAGACGGTCGAGCACGCCCGCTTCGCCCCGCCGAGCCCGTCCGACCTGGGCGACCAGGCGGCGGCCGGACTGCTGCGCAGCGCGCTGCGCATCGGGTTCCGCTCCAGCGCCGGCCCCTTCCGCTCGTTGGCCGGCATTTCCGTGGAACCGCGCCCGTACCAGTTGGTGCCGCTGCTGATGGCGCTGCGCCAGGAGACCGTGCGGCTGCTGATCGCCGACGACGTCGGCATCGGCAAGACGGTCGAGTCCGGCCTGATCGCGGCCGAGCTGCTGGCCCAGGGCGACGCCCGGGGCCTGGTGGTGCTGTGCAGTCCGGCGCTGGCCGAACAATGGCGGGCGGAGCTGCGCGGAAAGTTCGGCATCGACGCCGAGCTGGTCCTGGCGTCGACGATCGGGCGGCTGGAGCGCGGCCGCCTGTACGGCCAGTCAGTGTTCCGCCCCGACCGCAACTACGTCGTGTCGACCGATTTCATCAAGTCCCCCCGTCACCGGGACGACTTCATCAAGAACTGTCCCGACCTGGTCATCGTCGACGAGGCGCACACGTGCGTCGCGGACACCGGCCAGGGCGGCGCCCGTCAGCAGCGCCAGCAGCGGTACACCCTGCTGCGCGCGCTCGCCGACGACCCGAACCGCCACCTGCTGCTGGTGACGGCGACCCCGCACAGTGGCAAGGAGGAGCCCTTCCGCAATTTGCTGGGGCTGCTTGACGAGCGGCTGGAGACGGTCAGCCTGGACCGGCAGGCGGGCCGCGACCTGCTCGCCCAGCACTTCGTGCAGCGCCGCCGCGCCGACATCCGGGACGACTTCCGCGAGGACGCCAACTTCCCCAGCGACCGCAAGTCCCGGGAGGACGACTACACCCTGCACCCCGACTACCGCCGTCTGCTGGAGGAGGTGCTCTCCTACGCCCGGGAGACCGTCCGCAGCGCGGACGGCGCGCTCCAGCAGCGCATCCGCTGGTGGTCGGCGCTCGCCCTGCTGCGCGCCCTGGGTTCCTCCCCGGCGGCCGTACGCAAGACCCTCCACACGCGGGCCGGCGTACAGGACGCCGACTCGGTGACCGAGGCCGACGCCATCGGCAGCCGGACGGTCACCGACCCGGCCGACGACGAGGCGGCGGAGTCCGCGGACGCCGTCCCCGGCGCGCTGCTCGCCCCCGGCGCGGCCGTCCCGGACGCGGCGGCCCTCGACGAGGAGGACAGGGCCCGGCTGCTGGCCATGGCGGACGCGGCCGAGGCGCTCAAGGGTCCTGCGAAGGACCGCAAGCTGAAGCAGCTCATCGACACGGTGAGGGAGCTGCTGGACGAGGGCTACAACCCGATCGTCTTCTGCCGCTTCATCTCCACCGCCGAGTACGTCAAGGAGCATCTCGACGCGGCCCTCAACAAGGGCGGGAAGGGCAAGAAGGGCACGCCCGGGAAGAAGACGTACGCCGTCGAGGCGGTCACCGGCGAACTCTCCCCCGACCAGCGCGTCGCCCGCATCGCCGCGCTGACGGAGGAGGACGAGGACGGCGAGGCGCCCCCGGAGCGCCGCGTCCTGGTCGCCACCGACTGCCTCTCCGAGGGCGTGAACCTCCAGGAGAGCTTCGACGCGGTCGTCCACTACGACCTCGCCTGGAACCCGACCCGGCACGAGCAGCGCGAGGGCCGCGTCGACCGCTTCGGCCAGCGCCGGGACGTCGTCAAGGCGGTCACCCTGTACGGCTCGGACAACGCGATCGACGGCATCGTGCTGGACGTCCTGCTGCGCAAGCACGCCCGCATCCGCAAGGCCACCGGCATCTCGGTGCCGGTACCGGACTCCTCCGAGAACGTCATGCAGGCGGTGCTGGAGGGCCTGATCCTGCGTGGCGAGCGCCCGCAGTACGAGCAGGAGGGCCTGTTCGCGGTGGAGTCGCCGGCCGGCCGGCAGACGGCCGAGCTGCACCAGGCCTGGCAGAGCGCCGCCGAGCGGGAGAAGGCCTCGCGCTCCCGGTACGCGCAGAACGCGATCAAGCGCGACGAGGTGGCCCAGGAGGTCGCCGAGGTGCGGGCCTCCCTCGGCACCGGCGAGGAGGTGCGCCGCTTCACCCGCCACGCCCTCACGGCCCTGCGCGGCGTGCCCGGCACCCTGCCCGGCGAGCCGGACGGCTTCACGATGAACTCCGAGGCGCTCCCGGCCCCCCTGCGGGACGCCTTCGCCACGCTCCTGGGCCCGCGCCACCCCCGCCCGGTGGCCTTCCACGACGCCCCGACCGCCCCGCGCGGCGAGGTGGCCCTGACCCGCACCGACCCGGTGGTGGCGTCGGTGGCCCGCTTCGTGCTCGACGCGGCGCTGGACGACCAAATGGACCAGTGGCAGCGCCCGGCCCGCCGCTGCGGGGTGGTCCGCACGACGGCCGTGGCCAAGCGCACCACGCTGCTCCTGGTCCGCTACCGCTTCCAGCTCTCGCTGCCCGGCCGGGACGGCGTGCTCCGGCAGCAACTCGCCGAGGACGCCCGCCTGCTGGCCTTCCGGGGGGCGGCAGCGAACCCCGACTGGCTGCCGGAGGACGAGGCGGTCGCCCTGCTGGAGGCACGCGCCTCCCAGAACACCGACCGCGCCCTCGCCCAGGAGCGCATCAAGGACATCCTCGGCTCGCTGGAGTCGCTGATGCCGACGCTGGAGGAGCGCGGCGAGCAGCTCGCGACCCGCCTCCTCGACTCCCACCGCCGGGTGCGCGGCGCCTTCCGCGACGTGCGCGGCGCGACCGGCCCGGCCCGCCGGGGCTTGCGCGTGGACGTCCAGGGCCGCCCCGACGTCCTCGGCGTGTACCACTACCTCCCGGTCCCCGTCCTCGACGGCACGACCACGAACGGGGAAGCCCGCTGA
- a CDS encoding helix-turn-helix domain-containing protein, whose amino-acid sequence MRAVGKQVKLLRERAGFTQRELGDRLGYSEDLVSSLERGRRTPQREFLEAADELLGAGGLLRATIEDVERAKAKARVRHPAWFRDYARLEREAVEINFYNCHDIPGLFQTERRIRALYEMRKPLLEEELVEQRVASRLARQDILTQWPPPMITAVVEEVVFRRPLGDRDVHREQLDQLLRLARLRNVELQVMPTGRTQHAGMGGSFILLTPKGKSQLGYVEAQSSSRLLTDAEEVRILAARYGSIRAQALTMQESLALIEKMVAEL is encoded by the coding sequence ATGCGGGCGGTGGGCAAGCAGGTCAAGCTGCTCCGGGAACGGGCCGGGTTCACCCAGCGGGAGCTGGGGGACCGGCTCGGATACAGCGAGGACCTCGTCTCCTCGCTGGAACGGGGGAGGCGGACGCCGCAACGGGAGTTCTTGGAGGCGGCTGACGAACTGCTGGGGGCGGGTGGGCTGCTGCGGGCCACGATCGAGGACGTGGAGAGGGCGAAGGCGAAGGCACGGGTCCGGCATCCGGCTTGGTTCCGGGACTATGCGCGGTTGGAGCGGGAGGCGGTTGAGATCAACTTCTACAACTGCCATGACATCCCCGGCTTGTTCCAGACCGAACGGCGGATTCGGGCCTTGTACGAGATGCGTAAGCCGTTGCTGGAAGAGGAGTTGGTGGAGCAGCGGGTGGCTTCTCGGCTGGCACGGCAGGACATTCTCACCCAGTGGCCCCCGCCGATGATCACGGCTGTCGTCGAGGAGGTGGTCTTCCGGCGTCCGCTGGGTGATCGGGACGTTCACAGGGAGCAGTTGGATCAACTGCTTCGACTGGCCCGGCTGCGCAACGTGGAACTGCAGGTGATGCCGACCGGACGCACCCAGCACGCGGGCATGGGTGGCTCCTTCATCTTGCTGACCCCCAAGGGGAAGTCTCAACTGGGCTACGTGGAGGCGCAGAGCTCCAGCCGACTGCTCACGGATGCCGAGGAAGTCCGCATCCTGGCTGCACGGTACGGAAGCATCCGGGCGCAGGCGCTTACCATGCAGGAGTCCCTTGCCTTGATCGAGAAGATGGTGGCAGAGCTATGA
- a CDS encoding DUF397 domain-containing protein, whose amino-acid sequence MSTAESAPLTWFKSSYSGNEGGECLEAAVTPGAIHVRDSKVPARAELTVSATEWAAFVRFAVGR is encoded by the coding sequence ATGAGTACTGCGGAATCCGCTCCCCTCACCTGGTTCAAGAGCAGCTACAGCGGCAACGAGGGCGGCGAATGCCTGGAAGCCGCCGTCACGCCCGGCGCGATCCACGTCCGCGACTCCAAGGTGCCCGCCCGCGCTGAACTCACCGTCTCCGCCACGGAGTGGGCCGCGTTCGTACGGTTCGCCGTCGGACGCTGA
- a CDS encoding Eco57I restriction-modification methylase domain-containing protein yields MSLAKTIVTDSVLTVGGLLPPDMLTRVRDGKDVPGAQPKDYGLFAANDTVRDAAERSWAYLKGVWTAYRDSLAKGGALDNEGIPAVGVTVERWLLPLFEQLGYGRLPDAPAGGLPSADGEKRFPVSHAWQSAPVHLTGWNVDLDRRSSTVPGPAPQSLLQEYLNRSGADTLWGLLSNGRLLRLLRDSTSMVGSAYVEFDVEAIFEGDRFADFLLLWRLTHRSRFEAHGDSGAAGCWLERWRTEAIASGTRAMEQLRKGVEKALVILGTGFIQHRDNADFRRRLDESEVTVRAMHPALLNLVYRLLFLFVAEDRGLLIPPDTPDDARERYEKYFSTARLRRTAIRRTGGPHGDQWHALRLVLEGLGREGGRPEIGLPGLGGLFERSEADAVLDGLELPNEALFTAVRALSVVTDPKLNRPRRVDYRHLGAEELGSIYESLLELVPRFNPAANSFELRTLAGNERKTTGSYYTPSPLIDCLLDSALDPVIDDAVKSGATREEQEAALLRLTVCDPACGSGHFLVAAARRIAKRLAAVRTDSPEPSAEATRTALRDVIGRCIYGVDLNEMAVELAKVSLWIESLEPGKPLGFLDSHIKHGNGLVGTTPKLLAEGLPDDAFKVIEGDDKKWVAALKKRNKAEREAWKARLAGVHQGELFGSATALASSNAKLARAAAGITAARNDKLEYVHEQRDAYVALTQDPDSDYLRERELADAWCAAFVWEKTPEAAPPPLTLEGLLSLRADGWKKLPEGTKDAVVRLRNDYRFFHWHLEFPEVFSVPEDGDTSAGVDERTRWGGGFSCVLGNPPWERVKLQEQEFFATRSEEIATAPNKAARDRLIKALATSEEPAKRRLLTDFAEAKRQAEGVSHLLRDSGRFPLAGRGDVNTYAVFAEAASLGIAPHGRFGLVLPTGIATDATTAPFFSDLVRSARLASFLDFENEAFLLSRAVDHRVRFCLLTVAGRKERVREASFAFGTRYMEDLPSRRFAMPPEEILLVNPNTGTLPVFRSRRDAEITLGIYRRVPVLIREGDPEGNPWGLSFMRMFDMSNDSHLFRTQEQLTAEGWTLKGNVFERDGQRYLPLYEAKMLHHFDHRLGTYEGQTEAQANMGTLPRVTPEQHDDPEFAPMPRYWVPEFDVFTGKQDRKGNPVKEPGVASRLAEKGWHRGWLMGWRDIARSTDTRTTMATVLPPYGIGHTYPLMFPEDASSAAFLQACLSSFAFDYAIRQKIVGTHLTYGYMYQLPVPSLSTLDEQELDVIWFTSRVTELVYTSNDMADFARDLGDNGPAFRWDKARRDLLRAELEAAFFHLYGLNNEEVEHVMNTFPVIRREDEAAHGTYRTKNLILDIYDRMTEARRTGTAYRTVLDPPPGQGPRHPA; encoded by the coding sequence ATGAGCCTCGCGAAGACCATCGTCACCGACTCCGTCCTCACCGTGGGCGGCCTGCTGCCGCCGGACATGCTGACCCGTGTACGCGACGGCAAGGACGTGCCGGGCGCCCAGCCGAAGGACTACGGCCTGTTCGCGGCCAACGACACGGTCCGGGACGCGGCCGAGCGCTCCTGGGCGTACCTCAAGGGCGTGTGGACGGCCTACCGGGACTCGCTCGCCAAGGGCGGCGCCCTCGACAACGAGGGCATCCCGGCGGTCGGCGTGACCGTCGAGCGCTGGCTGCTGCCCCTGTTCGAGCAACTGGGCTACGGCCGCCTGCCCGACGCCCCGGCCGGGGGCCTGCCGTCGGCGGACGGCGAGAAGCGGTTCCCGGTCAGCCACGCCTGGCAGTCCGCGCCGGTCCACCTGACCGGCTGGAACGTCGACCTGGACCGCAGGTCTTCCACCGTCCCCGGCCCGGCCCCGCAGTCGCTGCTCCAGGAGTACCTCAACCGCAGCGGCGCGGACACCCTGTGGGGCCTGCTGTCCAACGGCCGGCTGCTGCGCCTGCTGCGCGACTCGACGTCCATGGTCGGCTCGGCCTACGTCGAGTTCGACGTCGAGGCGATCTTCGAGGGCGACCGCTTCGCCGACTTCCTGCTGCTGTGGCGCCTGACCCACCGCTCCCGCTTCGAGGCGCACGGCGACAGCGGCGCGGCGGGCTGCTGGCTGGAGCGGTGGCGCACGGAGGCGATCGCCAGCGGCACCCGCGCCATGGAGCAGCTCCGCAAGGGTGTGGAGAAGGCCCTGGTGATCCTGGGCACCGGCTTCATCCAGCACCGGGACAACGCGGACTTCCGGCGGAGGCTGGACGAGTCCGAGGTGACCGTCCGCGCCATGCACCCGGCGCTGCTCAACCTCGTCTACCGCCTGCTGTTCCTCTTCGTCGCCGAGGACCGCGGCCTGCTGATCCCGCCGGACACCCCGGACGACGCCCGCGAACGCTACGAGAAGTATTTCTCCACCGCCCGTCTGCGCCGCACCGCCATACGCCGCACCGGCGGCCCGCACGGCGACCAGTGGCACGCGCTGCGCCTGGTACTGGAGGGTCTGGGCCGGGAGGGCGGCCGGCCCGAGATCGGCCTGCCCGGCCTGGGCGGCCTGTTCGAGCGCTCGGAGGCGGACGCCGTCCTGGACGGCCTGGAACTGCCGAACGAGGCGCTGTTCACGGCGGTCAGGGCCCTGTCCGTGGTGACCGACCCCAAGCTGAACCGCCCGCGCCGGGTCGACTACCGTCACCTGGGCGCGGAGGAACTGGGCTCCATCTACGAGTCCCTGCTGGAACTGGTCCCCCGCTTCAACCCGGCGGCCAACTCCTTCGAGCTGCGCACCCTCGCCGGCAACGAGCGCAAGACGACCGGCTCGTACTACACACCGTCCCCGCTGATCGACTGCCTACTCGACTCGGCTCTGGACCCGGTGATAGACGACGCGGTCAAGTCGGGCGCGACCCGGGAGGAGCAGGAGGCCGCGCTGCTGCGGCTGACGGTCTGCGACCCTGCTTGCGGTTCGGGCCACTTCCTGGTGGCGGCGGCCCGCCGCATCGCCAAGCGGCTGGCCGCGGTGCGCACGGACTCGCCCGAGCCGAGCGCGGAGGCGACGCGTACGGCGCTGCGGGACGTGATCGGCCGGTGCATCTACGGCGTCGACCTCAACGAGATGGCCGTGGAACTGGCCAAGGTGTCGCTGTGGATCGAGTCCCTGGAGCCCGGAAAGCCGCTCGGCTTCCTGGACTCCCACATCAAGCACGGCAACGGCCTGGTGGGCACCACACCGAAGCTGCTGGCCGAGGGCCTGCCGGACGACGCCTTCAAGGTGATCGAGGGCGACGACAAGAAGTGGGTCGCCGCGCTGAAGAAGCGCAACAAGGCCGAGCGGGAGGCCTGGAAGGCCCGCCTGGCCGGCGTCCACCAGGGCGAGCTGTTCGGGTCGGCGACGGCGCTGGCGTCCTCCAACGCGAAGCTGGCGCGGGCCGCGGCCGGCATCACTGCGGCGCGGAACGACAAGCTGGAGTACGTCCACGAGCAGCGGGACGCGTACGTGGCGCTGACGCAGGACCCCGACTCGGACTACCTGCGGGAACGGGAACTGGCGGATGCGTGGTGCGCCGCGTTCGTCTGGGAGAAGACCCCGGAGGCCGCTCCGCCGCCGCTGACCCTGGAGGGACTGCTGAGCCTGCGGGCGGACGGCTGGAAGAAGCTGCCGGAGGGGACGAAGGACGCGGTCGTCCGGCTGCGGAACGACTACCGGTTCTTCCACTGGCACCTGGAGTTCCCGGAGGTGTTCTCGGTGCCGGAGGACGGCGACACCTCGGCCGGGGTGGACGAACGGACGCGGTGGGGCGGAGGGTTCAGTTGTGTGCTGGGGAACCCGCCGTGGGAGCGGGTCAAGCTCCAGGAGCAGGAGTTTTTCGCCACGCGCAGTGAGGAGATCGCCACGGCGCCGAACAAGGCGGCCCGGGATCGGCTGATCAAGGCGCTGGCGACGAGCGAGGAGCCGGCGAAGCGGAGACTGCTGACGGACTTCGCCGAGGCCAAGCGCCAGGCGGAGGGCGTGAGCCACCTGCTGCGCGACTCCGGCCGCTTCCCGCTCGCCGGCCGGGGCGACGTCAACACGTACGCGGTGTTCGCCGAGGCCGCGTCCCTCGGCATCGCCCCGCACGGCCGCTTCGGCCTGGTCCTGCCGACGGGCATCGCCACGGACGCGACGACGGCGCCGTTCTTCTCGGACCTGGTGCGCAGCGCGCGGCTGGCGTCCTTCCTGGACTTCGAGAACGAGGCGTTCCTGCTGAGCCGGGCGGTGGACCACCGGGTCCGCTTCTGCCTGCTGACGGTCGCGGGCCGTAAGGAGCGGGTGCGGGAGGCGTCGTTCGCCTTCGGCACCCGCTACATGGAGGATCTGCCGAGCCGCCGCTTCGCGATGCCGCCGGAGGAGATCCTGCTGGTCAACCCCAACACGGGTACCCTGCCGGTGTTCCGGTCGCGGCGGGACGCGGAGATCACGCTGGGGATCTACCGCCGGGTGCCGGTGCTCATCAGGGAGGGGGACCCGGAGGGCAACCCGTGGGGCCTGTCGTTCATGCGGATGTTCGACATGTCCAACGACTCCCACCTGTTCCGCACACAGGAGCAGTTGACGGCCGAGGGCTGGACCCTGAAGGGCAACGTCTTCGAGCGGGACGGCCAGCGGTACCTCCCGCTGTACGAGGCGAAGATGCTGCACCACTTCGACCACCGCCTCGGCACGTACGAGGGACAGACCGAGGCCCAGGCCAACATGGGGACCCTGCCTCGGGTGACGCCGGAACAGCACGACGATCCCGAGTTCGCGCCGATGCCGCGGTACTGGGTGCCGGAGTTCGACGTGTTCACGGGGAAGCAGGACCGGAAGGGCAACCCGGTGAAGGAGCCGGGGGTGGCTTCGCGGTTGGCGGAGAAGGGCTGGCACCGTGGTTGGCTGATGGGGTGGCGGGATATTGCCCGGTCGACCGATACGCGAACGACAATGGCCACGGTGCTTCCTCCGTACGGCATTGGTCACACGTACCCGCTCATGTTCCCCGAGGACGCATCCTCCGCAGCCTTTCTCCAGGCGTGCCTGAGCTCGTTCGCATTCGACTACGCCATCCGGCAGAAGATCGTTGGCACACACCTGACGTATGGCTACATGTACCAGTTGCCCGTACCGTCGTTGTCCACGCTCGATGAGCAAGAGCTGGATGTCATCTGGTTCACGAGTCGGGTCACTGAACTCGTCTATACCTCGAATGACATGGCCGACTTCGCTCGTGACTTGGGTGACAACGGTCCTGCTTTCCGCTGGGACAAAGCCCGCCGTGACTTGCTCCGCGCAGAGCTGGAAGCTGCCTTCTTCCATCTCTATGGACTCAACAACGAGGAAGTCGAGCACGTCATGAATACGTTCCCCGTCATCAGACGAGAGGACGAAGCCGCCCACGGCACCTACCGCACCAAGAACCTGATCCTCGACATCTACGACCGCATGACCGAGGCCCGGCGTACCGGCACCGCCTACCGGACCGTCCTCGACCCGCCCCCCGGCCAGGGCCCCCGCCACCCGGCGTGA